A stretch of DNA from Henriciella sp. AS95:
TTGCTAATCCCAACAATCCGACGGGCAGCTACATTCCGTTCAAGGAGGTCAAGCGGCTGCATGCCGGTCTGCGCGACGACATCCTGCTGGTTCTGGACGGGGCCTATGCTGAATATGTTCAGAAGAATGACTACGCCGCCGGCATGGAGCTGGCGGGCGAAGCGCCGAACGTTCTGGTCACGCGAACCTTCTCGAAGATTCACGGGCTCGCCGGTCTGCGCATGGGCTGGGCTTACGGCCCTGAAAGCGTGATCGATGCTATCCACCGCGTGCGCGGCCCGTTCAACACGACCTCTGTCGCACAGGCCGCGGCAATTGCAGCGCTCAGCGACGAGCGGTTTGTATCTGAATCGGTCGAACACAATAATTCCGAGCTTGAGCGTGTTGGCGCTGGTCTCGAAAAGCTGGGCTTCAAGATCTATCCAAGCGTCGGCAATTTCCTGCTGATAGAGTTTGAAGACAAGGATGGCCGTCGCTCGACAGATGCGGACGCCTTCCTGCGTGAACGCGGCATCGTGATCCGTGACATGAATGCTTACGGCTTGCCGAAATGCCTGCGCCTCTCGATTGGCACCAAGCAAGCCAATGACGATGTGCTCGCGGCGTTTAAAGCCTTCAAGAAAGCCAGCTGAAAATGAGCCCCGCGACCTTCGATGAGATTGCCATTATCGGCATTGGCCTCATCGGCTCGTCGCTGGCGCGCGCCGCCAGGGAAACCGGCGCTGCTACGAAAGTCAGCCTTTACGACGCCAATGAAGAGGTGCGCAGCACTGCATCAAGGCTGGGCCTTGGTCATGTCTGCGATGATCTGAAATCGGTCTGCCAGTCTGCTGACTGTGTCCTTCTCTGCGTGCCGGTTGGTGCGATTGAGGCAACGATGCAGGAGATTGCGCCCTACCTGAAGCCTGCCTCCATCATCACAGATGTTGGCTCGGTCAAGGAAAGCGCGCTGACGGCGATGCAGGCGCATTGCCCGGCCCATGTGCACCTGATTCCGGGTCACCCCATCGCCGGCACGGAGAAGTCTGGTCCCGAAGCCGGGTTTGCGAGCCT
This window harbors:
- the hisC gene encoding histidinol-phosphate transaminase, translating into MTGPKPLANILEITPYKGGQKLDHGWKLSSNENPLGCSAAAREALSKTAEHLELYPDGSALKLREAIGKKYGIDPDRIVCGAGSDEIFQLLGRAYLSPGDEIIQSEHGFLVYRLVAQQSGAKCISAPEQDLKADVDAILERVTDKTKIIFLANPNNPTGSYIPFKEVKRLHAGLRDDILLVLDGAYAEYVQKNDYAAGMELAGEAPNVLVTRTFSKIHGLAGLRMGWAYGPESVIDAIHRVRGPFNTTSVAQAAAIAALSDERFVSESVEHNNSELERVGAGLEKLGFKIYPSVGNFLLIEFEDKDGRRSTDADAFLRERGIVIRDMNAYGLPKCLRLSIGTKQANDDVLAAFKAFKKAS